A window from Manis javanica isolate MJ-LG chromosome 10, MJ_LKY, whole genome shotgun sequence encodes these proteins:
- the ZP3 gene encoding zona pellucida sperm-binding protein 3, translated as MILCHRLFVCFLLWGGMELCYSQTTWRSETPSPRPSKAPVVVECLEAQLVVTVNKDLFGTGKLVRPADLTLGPENCEPLDQDNVVRFEVGLHKCGSSMQVTDDALVYSTFLLHKPHPERNLSILRTNLAKIPIKCHYPRQGNVSSQAILPTWVPFKSTVFSEEKLVFSLRLMDENWVAEKRSPTFQLGDTAHLQAEVHTGSHVPLRLFVDHCVATLTPDRNTSPYHSIVDFHGCLVDGLSDASSAFKAPRPRPETLQFTVDVFHFANDSRNTVYITCHLKVTPADRVPDQLNKACSFSKSSNSWSPVEGTADICQCCHKGSCGIPGHTRSLSPLVRKWHKPATRSRRHVTEEAYVTMGPLIFLGQAGDQSMGSSVSSVTSVMLGLGLVTGVTLTLATVVLALARRQRTASHSPMYPVSAS; from the exons ATGATCCTGTGTCACAGGCTTTTTGTCTGCTTTCTGCTCTGGGGAGGTATGGAGCTATGCTACTCCCAGACCACCTGGAGGAGTGAGACCCCCAGTCCCAGGCCCTCTAAGGCGCCTGTGGTGGTGGAGTGCCTGGAGGCCCAGCTGGTGGTCACTGTGAACAAGGACCTTTTTGGCACTGGGAAGCTCGTCAGGCCTGCAGACCTCACCCTCGGCCCTGAGAACTGTGAGCCCCTGGACCAGGACAATGTGGTCAGGTTTGAGGTCGGATTGCATAAGTGTGGCAGCAGCATGCAG GTGACCGATGATGCCCTGGTGTACAGCACATTCCTGCTCCACAAGCCCCACCCTGAGAGGAACCTGTCCATCCTGAGGACTAACCTCGCCAAGATTCCCATCAAGTGCCACTACCCCAG GCAGGGCAATGTGAGCAGCCAGGCCATCCTGCCCACCTGGGTACCCTTCAAGAGCACAGTGTTCTCGGAGGAGAAGCTGGTTTTCTCTCTACGCCTGATGGATG AGAACTGGGTTGCTGAGAAGAGGTCCCCCACCTTTCAGCTGGGAGATACAGCCCACCTGCAGGCCGAAGTCCACACTGGCAGCCATGTGCCACTGCGACTATTCGTGGACCACTGTGTGGCCACACTGACACCAGACCGTAACACTTCCCCTTATCACAGCATTGTGGACTTCCACGG TTGTCTTGTGGATGGTCTCTCTGATGCTTCTTCTGCCTTCAAAGCCCCCAGACCCCGGCCAGAGACTCTCCAGTTCACAGTAGATGTgttccattttgcaaatgactCCAGAAACACG GTATATATCACCTGCCATCTGAAGGTCACTCCGGCTGATCGAGTCCCGGACCAACTAAACAAAGCCTGTTCCTTCAGCAAGTCCTCCAACAG CTGGTCCCCTGTGGAAGGCACTGCTGACATCTGTCAATGCTGTCACAAGGGGAGCTGTGGCATTCCAGGCCATACCAGGAGTCTGTCCCCACTAGTGAGAAAGTGGCACAAGCCTGCTACCCGCAGTCGTAGGCATG TGACAGAAGAAGCATATGTCACCATGGGGCCGCTGATCTTCCTGGGCCAGGCTGGTGACCAGAGCATGGGAAGCTCGGTCTCATCTGTCACTTCTGTGATGCTAGGCTTGGGCCTGGTCACAGGGGTCACCCTGACTCTGGCTACTGTTGTCCTGGCTCTTGCCAGGAGGCAGCGCACTGCTTCCCACTCCCCAATGTACCCTGTGTCTGCTTCCTAA